The Ciona intestinalis unplaced genomic scaffold, KH HT000087.2, whole genome shotgun sequence DNA segment ATATTGCAGAACATGTGTGCGAGACGTCACGGAGGATCCCGAAAGATCTGAAAAGATTCTCTCGCGAATGAGAAagatattatgacgtaacaagcatACTATGCAAAGGGTAactttaaagattaaaaatcgtagttttggtaaaatgtgtgtcttgtgtgAAGTAACGAACGTTTGAAGTGATTTAGTTATTCCAGATACCCCCTGTCATGGCTGTTGCCCAACCACacgaagatcatattaattaaataacgttttgttttacagacgATGTCGACAATAAAGAGATGCCGCGCGGTTTAAGGTGATTCAGATTTAGTGTTAATGTATGaatgtgtttgtgtgtgtgcTGGTgcactcttacagtgttgccagctacttttgctggacctaatgttgccagcgTTCTATGCACTCTTAAAAGTGCATTTGTTTACatgtatttgaaataaatgcaaagGAATTGTTGCAACGATCTTACTAAGTTACCAACTGTAGTGGTTTATCTGTCAGGACTTGAATCTTACAGCGGTTTTGTATTGTCTCGGTTTGCTTTGCGAGAACTCTTGTCTTGGTACACAtatactcgagtaatatcaaCGCGCAGTATAATACACACACCAACTTTTAATCCCCTAATgcctaaataaaattaacttcaattataatataaagttcCCCCATGGTTTAGTTAAcgtctattttaatttaacactaCATCGCGTGTGACGTAATTGGGatgatggccacgtcacaattacgctaTACGTTGATGCGGTGGGTCAGCAACgtcatgaccctgcgttcggtgcggttacgtcacggtCGGTTTAGTTACGTTACAGCTGCGGGTTTGTTACGTGGACGTCGCCGTTTTTAGCGGTACGTACCAGCCACAGTATGTCGTAACGGTCGATGCGGTGCGTAACAGCCGGgcgatattatattgtgtgaagatatgacgagagtatcgcggtaccaacatgtTTTCTCAATAAGCGGCCGGTTGATGCAGGGCCGTTGTTGGCTTTGACTCCTTGCAGGTGGCCGCTTGGTGGCATGCACCTTTTTGTTTGCCGATGTTTCAATGACCATGTAATGTGTTTGTTGGCGTGTATGagttgttgttatatatttgttgtagCACCGTActaactttgttgtttttcttggtTTCTTTTCCTTGCGGGTCTATCcagcaagggtttctcacctaagaagtagaaacccactaccattggctgggggcttgtcgtgccgtagtggctttccaccaacgccagccacataaactatgaaggtattttaatcttgtttttgtttttcagaagAACCGTTACCAAGGCATCGGCAATACGAGGATACGGAAATATTGCAAATTCTTATCTATAGTGACGTCATTGCCTATCTTACCCAAAATACTTTAATCCTCGACGACGATTACGTAATGCATTGTTTCGTTGCAAACagtgattgttacgtcacacatgTTTGTATTACGTTGCAGGTTTGCTTGTCGTTGATTGGCTGCTGCGCGCCTGAGGCAACAACCGCACCAACCGGTTGCGACTTCAGTCACTTCGTATCAAAACCCACCATGGCTTCAACCAAGTTGCTTCTCGTCACGATGTGTTTGgttcttttaattttgttcGAAGTTGTTCGAAAATCAAGGCGAACAGGTACgtacgtcataataaaatattgtgagGTCGTAATAAAGTATTGTGACGtcgttaatgtttaaatttcagCTCCACCAATGAGCAGAGAGGAAACAGCCGAAGCATTCGAGAGACTGTGGAATTACGTTTATGACATCAAGGTATGTactgttgtgacgtcataatgtatgTTAGGTCTGGCAGCCGCGattttattcaagtttttaCTCAAGCAAACCGTAGCATGTTTATACCTGTCGTTTTTCTTCTAATTCCCTTTTTTGCAGTATGAGTGTTCGAACATGGAGATggctgggggaagacgggacggTGACGGTGCTTACCCGGTTTGCCATGACGTATGGAAGAGCGACTCCAAGTGTCTTGTTTATTCTTTCGGGGTGGGGAGGGACTTCAgctttgatgatgtcatgggGAGGAAAGGTTGCGAGGTGCATTCGTTTGATCCAAGtaagtgatgacgtcatttgacACGTcacgtctatgacgtcattactaCGATATTGTTTATGGCGTAGGCATCGAGCTTAAGGACGGGTTGGTTCGTGAAAGCGGGGTGAAGTACCACAAGGTGGGGATAGCGAGTCGCGACATAGAAAGCAACGAATATGGATGGAAGCTGATGACGTTGGGTAAGTGACGTCACGTTGACGTCATAAAGGTGGCATGTAACACGCAATGGCACAAATGTTCGCTTATGgaccagaggtaatgggttcaagactcgatGCTGGGgtgcgtatgtgtctttgggcaagacaggtaaaggcaattgctccaacccagtggtcactaacggattgtctaaattatcagccataccgccccgccatgcgaggataaataagttacttacatTATATGACTTTACTTTTCAGCTTCCGTCCATCGCTACCTAAACCACGTGGGTGATTGTATCGAATACTTGAAGGTTGACACGGATGACCCGCTCACGGGGGGGTTTGAAGATCAGGTGCATATTAtgtggttatgatgtcataatgttatttaattcATGACGTAACACAGGTCATGCGCGAGATCTTGGACACAGGAATGCACGAACGAATCCAACATTTCTCGATGGAGGTTCACTTACCAGGCCCCCTCATGCACCCAGACCATGGCCGTAGGTGTAAAGTGTTGTATAATTTGTTCACCAGGTTGGAGGGGGTGGGGTATAAGTTGTTCATCACAACGGACAATGTAAGAGGCGCGCAACACCGACGAAAAACAACGTCGTTCACACAACTGACCAAGAAACATGACATTATGGACAAAAAGACGAGGATCTACTGGGAGATGTCGTTTATAAACACTAAGTTTAAGCCTTGTAGATAAACCATATTCGTGTTTGCGTGACATCCAAGTTTGTTTGAACAagtatttgaaaatattgaacatTCATGATGGTATTCGCCATATTAACTCAAGACCCatgaagttttaaatacatattaaatCCAACATCCGTACTCACACTCAATATATTGTAATCACAAtcatttaatatatacaacattgcacattatgacatcacaagtactagattatatatttattatgacCTCATGATTGAGCTGCGAGCATTTCATTGttgtttgatgatgtcataatacccTCCGTGAATATAGATGTATAGAAGTCTGGCTGTGTGCATCGACGTTGATATTTTGAAGATATTTCGTTGATGGCTTGCTTTCGTTTGACATGCGGTGGCACGTGGTTGTCGCTACCAAGTCGTCGTCGATTGCAAATATTAACGCACGTCATCCTCACTGCCCCCCCTGTGTGTAGTTTAGGTTGATGATGTTGCCACGgaacattaccccaacacccagggaacaatgagccaactctggtttaaatcccaggtcccatgacatgcctcactgtaggacctcacccatatagaacccCTCAACCCCCACTTACCGAGCCCGCGTCGACTAACCACCATCCCTGACACTAGAGGCGCTGCTACCCCTCCCTTTGTTGCGTTTTGCCCCTTCACCAACAAACGGAACAACCCGCTCTCCAGTGGGTGAATGAATATCACGACCGGGTCCTTTATTCTATGACAATCACAAATatgatgtaatatatatagtcggtttttttatacttataATACAATTGGTGGTTACGATAGAATATAAGAtagctttgtttgtttatgatatctatgttagtaatataagatatctatgttacttTAGATCTGCTTCATCCAGCGAAAGATCGACCACAACCTCGTTAACGTCGAAACTTTCTGCAATAAATTGATGGTTAATGAACCGTGACGCAACCACTGGAGGGCAACCCACCAAAACAATCGTACGTCTCTGCCCACACGAGGGCGATAGGGGCATCCGGGGTGGCTTGGGGACGTGGGGTGAACGGTTTCTTCCGAGGAAGGCTTGGGTTGGTGGGGCTGGTGGGGCTTTCCTTGAATGGGGggtttatgtaactttgtgggtgatggttttatgtatggctgataatttagacgacccattagtgaccactgggttgaagcaattgccgttaagtgttttgctgaagaacacatacgcccataatggtagctgtgatgtcacaataatacctgtgatgtcacagaagcAGTGGTCGATAGATCGAGCGACAACTTCACGGTTGAACGACTTTCCTCCCCGTCGACCTCCACTGCTCCACCCGGTGGTAACCTTGGTACAATGAACGCAACCTCTGTTCCACAATCAGCgtaataaagtaaatactCGTCTCCGTTAAACACCCCCGGTGGATGGTCGTTCAGATTTATGGagtctgtgatgtcatagttgatTATATATACTGGACATAGTCACCCACGTAACAACC contains these protein-coding regions:
- the LOC100183509 gene encoding methyltransferase-like protein 24 isoform X2; its protein translation is MKVCLSLIGCCAPEATTAPTGCDFSHFVSKPTMASTKLLLVTMCLVLLILFEVVRKSRRTAPPMSREETAEAFERLWNYVYDIKYECSNMEMAGGRRDGDGAYPVCHDVWKSDSKCLVYSFGVGRDFSFDDVMGRKGCEVHSFDPSIELKDGLVRESGVKYHKVGIASRDIESNEYGWKLMTLASVHRYLNHVGDCIEYLKVDTDDPLTGGFEDQVMREILDTGMHERIQHFSMEVHLPGPLMHPDHGRRCKVLYNLFTRLEGVGYKLFITTDNVRGAQHRRKTTSFTQLTKKHDIMDKKTRIYWEMSFINTKFKPCR
- the LOC100183509 gene encoding methyltransferase-like protein 24 isoform X1; protein product: MHCFVANSDCYVTHVCITLQVCLSLIGCCAPEATTAPTGCDFSHFVSKPTMASTKLLLVTMCLVLLILFEVVRKSRRTAPPMSREETAEAFERLWNYVYDIKYECSNMEMAGGRRDGDGAYPVCHDVWKSDSKCLVYSFGVGRDFSFDDVMGRKGCEVHSFDPSIELKDGLVRESGVKYHKVGIASRDIESNEYGWKLMTLASVHRYLNHVGDCIEYLKVDTDDPLTGGFEDQVMREILDTGMHERIQHFSMEVHLPGPLMHPDHGRRCKVLYNLFTRLEGVGYKLFITTDNVRGAQHRRKTTSFTQLTKKHDIMDKKTRIYWEMSFINTKFKPCR